The genomic stretch TCGAGGAACTCGTCGTCGCCGCGCCCGAGGCGAAGCGCCCCGTGGTCGACCGACTGTCGTTTTCGGTCGCGCGCGGCGAGATCCTCGCGGTGGTCGGGGAAAGCGGTGCCGGCAAATCGATGAGCGGCCTCGCCGTGCTCGGACTCGTGCCTCCGCCGCTCGCGATCCGTTCGGGCCGCATCCGATGGAAAGGCCGCGACCTCGTGCCGTCGCACGAACCGACGTTGCGCCGCATACGTGGCCGCGAGATCGGCTTGGTGTTTCAAGAGCCCTCGGCCTCGATGAACCCTGCCGTGTCCGTCGGTCGGCAGATCGCCGAAGTGTTGCGCGTGCATCGCGGGCTGAGCACGCGCGCGGCGCACACGGCGGCCGTCGCGCTGATGGAGCGCGTGCGCATCGCCGATGCGTCACGTCGCTACCGCGACTACCCGCACGAGATGAGCGGAGGCATGCTGCAACGCATCGCCATCGCCGTGGCCGTGGCGTGTGGTCCGGACTTGCTCATCGCCGACGAGCCGACCACCGCGCTCGACGCCTCCGTGCAGCGCGGGGTGCTGGAACTGATCGCCGAACTCCAACGCGAGAGCGGCATGGGCGTGCTCTTCGTCACGCACGATCTCGCGCTCGTCGCCGAGATGGCGGACCGCGTCCTCGTCATGCGCGAGGGCCGCGAGGAGGAGCAGGCGGACGTCCTCGAGCTCTTCGAGTCTCCACGAAGCGGATACACGCGCGAGTTGCTGACCGCGAGCCGCACGCGCACGAGGAGCAGCGAACGGTGACCACGAACGCACCACTCGTCTCCGTCCGCGGGGCGACCAAGACGTTCCGGCGCAGCGCACTGATTCCGGGCTCGGCCGCCAAAGGCGTGCGCGCCCTCGACGGCGTGTCGATCGACATCCCTCGAGGCGGCACGATCGGACTCGTGGGTGAGAGCGGAAGCGGCAAGTCGACCTTGGGCCGTTGCATCCTTCGGCTCGTCGAACTCGACGCCGGGACGATCCACTGGCACGAACCGGACGGCAGATCCTCGAGCATCCACGAAATGGATACACGCACCCTACGCGCGCATCGTCGGCGGATGCAGGTCGTCTTTCAGGATCCGTACCACTCGCTGAACCCGGCGCGCCCGGTCTGGCAGATCGTGGGCGAGAGCCTCTTCATCGCGGGCGGCGTGCGGGCCGAGGAGATACGAGACCGTGCGGCGGCGTTGCTCGGGAGCGTGGGCCTGGACACCTCATGCCTCGACCGTCTTCCGCACGCCTTCTCGGGCGGTCAACGGCAACGCATCGCCATCGCCCGCGCGCTGGCGGTGGAGCCGGAGTTTCTCGTCTGCGACGAAGTCACGAGCGCGCTCGACACGCGCACTCAGGCGCAGGTGCTCGATCTCCTGAGGGAACTGCAAGCGCGGCTCGGTCTCACGCTGCTGTTCATTTCTCACGACCTCCACACCGTGGCGGCGATGAGCACGCGCGTGGCGGTGATGCACGCCGGACGCATCGTCGAAGAGGGCGAACCGGAGCGGATCTTCTCGGAGCCGACCGACGCATACACGCGTGCGCTCGTGGCGGCACTGCCCGATCCCGATCCGCGCCGCAGGACGTTTCGCGCATCATGAAGCGCGAGCGGAAACCCGGGGGCACGACGCGCACGATGTTCCGTGTCGCGTGGGTCTTCCTGCTCGTCACGGCGGCGGTCGGCGTGTTGCTGCGGGCGAAGGCGGTGCTGCCACTGGAAGGCGTCGATTACTCCCACCTGCTTCATACACACTCTCACGTGGCGTTTCTCGGTTGGGTGCACGACGCGTTCTTCGCGCTGGCGTGCGTGCTCTTCGTATCCAAAGAACGGATGCGCGGCTACGTGCGGCTGTTCGCGTGGACGCAGTTGGCGGTCGTCGGGATGCTCGTGACCTTTCCGCTGCAGGGATACGCGCGCGAGAGCATCGCGTTCTCGACGCTGCACATGGTCGCGGCGTTCGTGTTCGTGGTGCGACTGTGGAAGGAACCCGGCGGATCGCCCGCCGCGCGTGGTTTTCTCCGCGCGGCGCTGGTTTTCGTCGTCCTCTCCGGCCTCGGCCCACTCGCTCTCGGTCCCCTCGCGGCGACAGGCCACGGAGGCAGCGTCTGGTACCACCTCTCGATCTACTGGTATCTGCATCTTCAATACGACGGCTGGTTCGTCTTCTTCCTCCTCGCCGCAGGCTTGCAGGCGCTCGCGCGCGCGGGAGTCGACCTCGACGCGCTCGCCGCACGACGCGCACTCGGCTGGCTCGCGGGCGGGTGCTTCTTCGGTTACGCGTTGTCGACGCTGTGGATGGAGCCGCACTGGACGCTCTACGTGGTGGCGGGCGCAGCGGGTGGCGCACAGTTGGTAGGAGCGGTGTCGCTCGCTCGCGCCGTCGGTCACCCGGGGTGGCGGGTGTTGGCGAGGTTGCCGGCGTTCGAACGACGCCTGCTCGTGCTCGCGCTGGGCGCGCTGGCCCTGAAGTTCGCTCTGCAGTTCGCGGGGGCTTTTCCCGTGCTCGCGACGTTCGCCTTCGGCAGCCGGCACATGGCGATCGCGTTTCTGCACCTCGTGTTTCTCGGGTTCGCCACGCCGGCATTGCTCGCGGCCGCTCGCATCTGCGGGTGGATGCGCACGACGCGCGTCGCCTCGGTCGGCGTGGTCGTGTTCGTGGTTTCGGCCGCGCTCGGCGAGGCGTTGCTCTTGCCTCCGTCGTTCGCGCTGCTCGCCGGCTGGACGATGCCGACGAGTCTGCCGTGGTGGTTTCTCGCGGCGGCACTCGGCACGGCGGGCGGATTGTCACTCGCTACGTCCGCCGTGCTCGGTGGCGACTCGTTCAGGAGACCGACCGCAACCACGCGGTGAACCTCGCGAGCGCACGGCCGCGATGGCTGATCGCGTGTTTGGTCTCCGCTGGAAGTTCGGCGAAGGTGCGGTCGTGATCTTCCGGCACGAAGACGGGGTCGTAACCGAAGCCGCCCCCGCCACTCGGCGTGGAGACGATCCGCCCCGGGCAGCGTCCTTCGAAGGTGAACTGCGTGCCGTCTTCGCGCACGACGGCGATCACGCACCGAAACGCTGCGGTGCGCCCGGAGTCCGGCGTCCCGGCGAGCGCGGCCAAGAGTTTCGCGGTGTTCGCGGTGTCGGTAGCGTCTCTGCCGGCGTAGTAAGCCGAGTGCACGCCGGGCGCGCCGCCGAGCGCGTCGACGCACAGCCCGCTGTCGTCCGCCAGCGCCGCCCACGATCCATCGGGCGCGCCTCGCTCGCGGACCCGCTCGGCGAGCGCGTGCGCCTTCTTCAGGGCGTTGCCTTCGAACGTGTCCGCGTCTTCGTCCACGTGAGGCATGCCGCCGACGGCGGACGGTGGTATCACTTCCGCGGATACATCGGAGGCGGCGAGGATGGTCGAGAGTTCGCCGAGTTTGTGGGCGTTACCCGTGGCCAAATACAGTTTCATCGACGGACATGCGGCCGGGATAGACGACGGCGCCTCGCACGAGTTGATCGTCGCCGAGCGCGAGGTGTCGCACGCGCTCGAGGCGCACGGCTTGATCGAGACGTTCGGTGCGGAGCCCGCGGAACATGGGGCGTGCGCGATCGTCGCCGAAAAGGACGGGCGCCCGGTAGGCGAAGAGATAGTCGAGTTCGCGCGCGTGCAGCATCTCGCTGAGCAGATGCGCACCGCCTTCCACGTAGACGCCGGTGATGCCCTCCTGCGTGCAACGTGCGCGAAAGGCGGGAAACGAGATTTTGCCGGGCGTCGCGCCGGGAAGCACCCACACGCGGATGCCCTCGCTCTGAAGCTTGCGCACGTAGCCGGTGCCGGCCTGCTCCGATGCGACGACGATCGTGCGTTCGCGAAACTCGTCGCGCAGGAGCGAGCACGGCTGCCGCTCCATCGCGAGCCGCAGGATACCGTCGAAGACGAAGCGCACCGGGCTCCATTCTTCTTCGCCCTCGATGCGTGCAGTGAGCCGCGGTTGGTCGTGCATGGCCGTGCCGGCACCGACGGCGATGGCGGGAAACAAGCGCCGCCAGCGCATCACGTCGGCCCGCGCTTCCGCGCCGGTGATCCACTGCGACTCGCCGGTGCGCGTGGCGATGCGTCCGTCGAGCGTGACGGCGACCTTTCCCGCGATCAACGGACCGGCGCGCGTGATCCAGTGGTTGAAGATCAGGTTGAGGTCGTCGCACTCGTCGGTGAGCACGCGCGTCTCGACCGTGACGCCGGCGGCTTTGAGCAGTTCGATGCCTCGGCCGGCGTGAGCGGGATTGGGATCGGTCGCGCCGACCACGACGTACTTGATCCCGCATCGCACGATCGCCTCCACGCACGGCGGCGTGCGTCCGTGCGTCGAACACGGCTCGAGCGTGACG from Opitutales bacterium ASA1 encodes the following:
- a CDS encoding dipeptide ABC transporter ATP-binding protein, giving the protein MTTNAPLVSVRGATKTFRRSALIPGSAAKGVRALDGVSIDIPRGGTIGLVGESGSGKSTLGRCILRLVELDAGTIHWHEPDGRSSSIHEMDTRTLRAHRRRMQVVFQDPYHSLNPARPVWQIVGESLFIAGGVRAEEIRDRAAALLGSVGLDTSCLDRLPHAFSGGQRQRIAIARALAVEPEFLVCDEVTSALDTRTQAQVLDLLRELQARLGLTLLFISHDLHTVAAMSTRVAVMHAGRIVEEGEPERIFSEPTDAYTRALVAALPDPDPRRRTFRAS
- the rdgB gene encoding RdgB/HAM1 family non-canonical purine NTP pyrophosphatase: MKLYLATGNAHKLGELSTILAASDVSAEVIPPSAVGGMPHVDEDADTFEGNALKKAHALAERVRERGAPDGSWAALADDSGLCVDALGGAPGVHSAYYAGRDATDTANTAKLLAALAGTPDSGRTAAFRCVIAVVREDGTQFTFEGRCPGRIVSTPSGGGGFGYDPVFVPEDHDRTFAELPAETKHAISHRGRALARFTAWLRSVS
- the ribD gene encoding bifunctional diaminohydroxyphosphoribosylaminopyrimidine deaminase/5-amino-6-(5-phosphoribosylamino)uracil reductase RibD, whose product is MNTNAPALTPEAKDRFMRHCLALARRGWGTTHPNPMVGAVIVEDGRIVAEGWHARAGEGHAEVVALASLNRGPRPDAVMFVTLEPCSTHGRTPPCVEAIVRCGIKYVVVGATDPNPAHAGRGIELLKAAGVTVETRVLTDECDDLNLIFNHWITRAGPLIAGKVAVTLDGRIATRTGESQWITGAEARADVMRWRRLFPAIAVGAGTAMHDQPRLTARIEGEEEWSPVRFVFDGILRLAMERQPCSLLRDEFRERTIVVASEQAGTGYVRKLQSEGIRVWVLPGATPGKISFPAFRARCTQEGITGVYVEGGAHLLSEMLHARELDYLFAYRAPVLFGDDRARPMFRGLRTERLDQAVRLERVRHLALGDDQLVRGAVVYPGRMSVDETVFGHG